In Bacteroidota bacterium, a single window of DNA contains:
- a CDS encoding DUF309 domain-containing protein: protein MEDLFKRGIEEFNKGYFFEAHDLWEEVWRESTGHNRLFYQGLIQTAVGFYHLSNNNFKGADSQLGKALTKLEHYLPFFHGIDTQQLAAGIRMCLADVRHALERTGGFDESKIPRIRLSDSE, encoded by the coding sequence ATGGAAGACCTGTTCAAACGGGGTATTGAGGAATTCAACAAAGGATATTTCTTCGAGGCGCACGATCTGTGGGAGGAAGTTTGGAGGGAGTCCACAGGTCACAACAGGCTCTTCTACCAGGGGTTGATACAAACCGCAGTCGGCTTCTACCACCTTTCCAATAACAACTTCAAGGGAGCGGATAGCCAACTCGGCAAAGCCTTGACGAAGCTGGAACACTACCTGCCGTTCTTTCATGGAATTGATACACAACAGCTTGCGGCCGGTATTCGCATGTGTCTTGCAGACGTCCGGCATGCGCTTGAACGAACGGGTGGATTTGATGAGTCGAAAATACCTCGAATAAGGTTGAGCGACTCGGAATGA
- a CDS encoding rubrerythrin yields MKEQYRKQIIDMLTTAYWMEIETVTNYIANSVHLDGVRAEEIKKSLAADITEELTHAQMLVKRVKEIGGAVPGSMQFKPSQKSLQPPADTTDVVAVIKGVIEAEDGAIEHYGKLIELCGDAHDYVTQDLCITQLADEEGHRTAFAGYLKEYTKG; encoded by the coding sequence GAACAATATCGCAAGCAAATCATCGACATGCTCACGACAGCATATTGGATGGAAATTGAAACCGTTACGAACTACATCGCCAACTCCGTGCACCTCGATGGCGTGCGTGCCGAAGAAATCAAGAAATCGCTTGCAGCCGACATTACCGAAGAGTTGACCCATGCACAAATGCTGGTGAAACGAGTGAAGGAGATCGGCGGGGCGGTTCCGGGTTCGATGCAGTTCAAACCTTCGCAGAAGTCGTTGCAGCCCCCGGCGGACACCACCGATGTCGTGGCAGTTATCAAGGGCGTTATCGAAGCGGAGGATGGGGCTATTGAGCATTACGGAAAACTGATTGAACTCTGCGGCGACGCGCATGACTATGTGACACAGGATCTGTGCATTACACAGCTTGCCGATGAGGAGGGTCACCGAACGGCGTTCGCAGGATATCTGAAGGAATACACCAAAGGTTGA
- a CDS encoding YfhL family 4Fe-4S dicluster ferredoxin, translated as MATMITEECINCGACEPECPNTAIYAGGVQFEYGGQMYEALSNDFYYIVPEKCTECVGHFDQEQCAAVCPVDCCVPDPNHPETEEQLFERATLLHPDREFPPLSEATSRFRKNA; from the coding sequence ATGGCAACAATGATTACGGAAGAATGCATTAACTGTGGAGCGTGCGAACCTGAATGTCCCAACACGGCAATTTACGCGGGGGGAGTTCAGTTTGAGTACGGCGGGCAGATGTATGAAGCGCTTTCAAATGATTTCTACTATATCGTGCCGGAAAAGTGCACGGAATGTGTCGGTCACTTCGATCAGGAACAATGCGCGGCAGTGTGTCCGGTAGATTGCTGCGTCCCCGATCCGAACCATCCGGAAACCGAGGAACAGTTGTTCGAGCGGGCGACACTCCTGCATCCCGACCGCGAATTTCCTCCGTTGAGCGAGGCGACATCCCGGTTCAGGAAGAACGCTTAG